ttttttttttaacctaaggaGTTGTAGCAAAAAGGTGTGTGGTTATGAGACTTGTATCACCTGATCTTTCAGCAGCATGATTCCTCCACTTGACTGGATGGTACAAATCTCTCTGTGTTTATTCATAGCAATCACTAGAAGACCATCCATGACCCGTTCTTCCCGTTCACTAGGGTCTACCAGCAAGTATGTGCTAAATGCAAAATGATCAAAAGCCAATACATAAATATGGTAACAATATAAACAGATCTGATATTTGCAGAGCAAGCAGTAGTCTACACCGATTATTAACATTAGTGGCCTTTACTTCAGTCTTTATAGCCATATTCCTGATTGTAGATGCGACagactttattttattatgtttcacTTGAGGAGACCCTGTCAGGTCTGCCCTCTTGAAAGCACTGAAGGATCCAGTGTAACTGAAGCTATAGAGCTTTTTATATCGTTTTCAAATTAAATGCATCTAATGGTTCTAGCAGGCAAGACACACAAGTCTGCATGGAGAAGTTCTTGTGAAACCACTGAATTGACATCACAGGATTTCCTTTTCAAGCGAAGAAGCAGCACGATTCACTTTGTACGCTATACACTCTTTTCCCATATTGCCCTCTCATTACTCCACTCCCCTTTTAATTAACACTTATGAACTTCCTTTCTACCTTCGTTCCTTAACTGTAATATCCTCAAAATAAGGCAGCTTAAATCTTAGTCATCGTTTCTACCTTTCTCTTTCAATCTGCTTTTAGTAGATGGTGATAGATCATAAAAATCCAGCCCTCCTACACATCTTATACACACACGTCATACTGACTCGGCACACTATAAATACGATCCAGCAAACCACAAACATATCACCAATCTCACATTTTTATAACGTATGTTATTGAATGACGGCTCAGACTAATAAACTAATCTTcatcatgacctcttcctctcataTAACCTCAAGCTTCTGGCAAGAACAAAAACATAGCTCACACAATCAGGCACTGCCTTACCTGTAGCCCTTTCACATGGAGGCCTCTACTTAACTCACACCTCCAGGTCTGGAAGCAGACaagggggtacatttactaaactgcgggtttgaaaaagtggagatgttgcctatggcaaccaagtATGATatgtaatacattctacaaaatgattgttagaacttgattggttgctataggcaacatctccactttttgaaaccagcagtttagtaaatataccccaaggaggtggggttggattcCTTGCCAATGATTTGAGTACACTTAAATCTAAAAAGAATACTATACTCTTCTATTTCTCCTGGACggctctgctgcatttgacacttgaCCACTCACTTCTCATATAAATGATACATTCCCTTGGTCTTCAGTACTGACCTATACTGGTTCTCATCCCACGTCTTCCTAAACTGCTCCTTCAGTGTTTGGTTCTCTGGATTCATCTCTTCTCTGCTTCCATTAGCAGTATAATGGAATAATGGATAATTCGCCATCTAGTTTGAGGCCATTCCATGCCTCCAACAAGACGACTTTCCCCAAGCCTCCAAGAGTTATCCGAAAACTTGCCTATTCAAGCAAGCTTAACAATTTCTATCACAACCGTTTTAACCTCCACCAGAATACCACCTCCCAACACTGCCAACTCAAACTTATAATCTATTCTCTTTTATACGTAAACAACCAACACTGCTGTGTAACAATAATATAGTCTCCCCAAGCAGATTCTTCCTTATACCGTCGAGCTGGACACACATGCAATCTGTAACAAACTCCTATAGTCCTATAGGTTGCAAGCTTGCTATCAGGACACTGGCTCTGCCCTCTCACAGACAGATGAGTGCAGCACACAGTGCTCTGTCATATGTCACAATAACTATACATCTCTTATGTATGGCAAATATTTAATTCACAATGCATACAAAAGTTGCTTAAATGTTATCATTTCACTATGTATACGCACATACAGGATAATTTTACTGTTAAACATTCACTTTATTTTCTTCAGAGTCTACAACAGACTTGTCATAGCCCACGTATGGAGTATTTCCATAACGACTTCAGTGCTTGTGGGACAAGGGAACATGAATGTCTAAATGGTTTTTGATGTCCCAAAGCTACCCTAgactcaacatatccaaaacagagcttattatcttccctcctgccagaattgCCACCTCCccttaaatctccctcactgtcaataacaccacaatttcctcagtctgccaagcccgctgccttggtgtcacactttctCCCAGCCCTACagattgccagaatacacccttttacTACTCAACACGTTGCCAAAATTCTTATccgttctctcatcatctcccttcttgactactgctatctggcattcccaataCCCTTATACCCACACTTCAATCCACCCTaaatgctgcaagactgatcttcctctctcacagcccTATATTTGCTGCACCAATTTGCAAATCCCTATAcgggctccctgtgtcctccagaatccaattcaaattactcacccttacctacaaagccctcaacaccaccacccctaTATACTGCTCAAATCTCATGTCAATATACTCTCCCTCCCAaccacttagatctacctctgacctgcatcttgtcatctctggtaaccacctcccaCTCGcacatacaagacttctcctgtgctgctcccccactttgggcgtggtagggaattccatatcagacttttccacagccttcaaatctttaaacgttttctaaaaaaaatctctttttttttttttttaaagcttaccttatccctgacgATGCTACGCACACCAGTACATCCTCGCAGCTATCCCAATTTCCACTCTAAGCTACACtcactcttgtttcagctgtgccatcttccctttagaatgtaagctctctaatgagcagggtcctccataccctttgttttcatgtctgcatttactttatctgccttgtatgttttatgtatgcccagttttccctactgtacagcgctgtggagcactgtggcgccttacaaatctaaaataataaaaacaacaacattttatatACTTTAATTCCTTACCCTTGCTGGAAAAATGCAAAGCTGACACAAATGGGCATGTGGTGGATGCTGAGAGGAACAGGGTCACGTTCTTCTGGAGAGTACTAACCAAAATAAGACAGTACCAGGATTTTCATTCAAGAAAAATGTGAAAGAATAGATCAAattcataaaacatataaaagacaaaaattataaaattgcTATATGGagataaaaatacacttttccataATTCTTCCAATAGTTACATGCATGCAAACCAAGTAATCACGGAATATAAATCTGAAATGTATTAATTAACTCAAATTGGTTTTCCCTATTATGATTGCTCGTAGATCCAATGCAAACTGTATTGACTACACAGTAAAAGGTGTTTAGGGGCTTTTTCTGTATTCACCATTATCATTTTCCCTAAGAGGCAGTGcacttgacaaaaaaaaacaaaaaacctgaaTCCTCTGCCTCCAAACAACATCAGGTTATCATTAGCCCAGtagacacacacagatcaaaGATCAAGCAGCTGCACAGTATGCATATTCCTGGGAAGGCAAGTCTGTGCCCCTCCTACAGCACATCATAGAAAAAGATGAACCTGtacatacaaaaagaaaaaaaatcccttttttttcatATGCAGTAGGGACAGACAGATCACAGAATGTCCCAAAGTAAACATCAACGCAAGAGGAGTAATTTCTAAGAAATAATAGTCTTTCCTGCCAGAGGCAGTTTACAAAAAAGTCAACATGCATTTTCTAGAACGtcaaaaaagtaaaaagattAAGTGGGTGCCCTGCAGATCTGGTCCGCTAAAGTAAGCTGTCCCTACCACGCTGCCCAAGAGGGATAAACTGCAGTGTTCAAGTTTGCTATAAGCCTAGAAGGCACGGACGGGGCTCCTTGGCAACTGAGTAAGCCCACTCAACTCAGGGAGATATCAAGTGTGGAGTGGGACAAACCGTTTCCTGTGGGCATTGAAGATAACCAACTCTTTCTCTTGGAGAGATAAAACCAGCACACAGTGAACATGAGATATTGGAGGACAAAAAATAAGAAAGACTGGAACTGCCATAGAAACTCCAGCCCATTAGCAAGATATGTCCTTTTGTTTCAGGATCTGACAAGACAGAGAAAAAGTTTGGAATGAAACTTTAACACTGGCAGATGTCTCTCTTTGGAGTTTCCCCAAACATCCACAGATCCTGTATGATCCAGTATGAGTAGACACTTACATAGGTCAAAGTGTTGGCGACTCAGAACGGCCACCACCTAGTTGTCTACCTAGTTGTAGATCACCCATAAAGCTACAGTCAACCTCTACACCCATCGCAGGATTTAAGACCCTTGGGGCTTAGAGTACCTCTGATTGTTCCAGTATGCCACTTCCATGGTGCTGTAAATATAAACCCTGATTGCTTGGCCCTTGAAGTGCACCGTCCAAGCATTCAGGGACAGTTAAATCCCAAATAAGTACCAAGATGTTTAAAGGTAGGGAGGATTCTGAAAAGTCTACATCCCTTGGAAGTGGAAGGCAATCTTTCATAGTAACCACCTGTCAAAACTGACTGAGAAAGGTCTATCCACCATCAGATGACGATTGGTCAATCCACCACCTTTAGGAAGCAATCATCCTGAAGATGGTTGTATGGGGTTCAAAAGGTATATGATCTGATGGAACATATGAAACTACGCAGGTGTGTTGCTTATAAAGGGCAGACTATAATCTTTATTAGTCTCATATTATACATATGCATGATGTACTGATCAGGAGGACAGACTAGACACTGGAGTGAGAGTAAATCTTGTCCTGGAGAAGGAGCATCCTCTGCTGCAAGCAGCCAAAAAGGAGGCCCAGGAATAACATGGAGTATGAGAGGCCCATCTTCTATGGCCTCATTTATAATCGAGCCATTGCCTTGCAGGGTCTGGATTGGCAGTTTCAGATGCTGAATCGTTAGTTCCCTGGATCAGGCTTTCACCAGGATATTGTCCAGATATGGTAAGATCATGACCCCCAAGGTACATAAAAGTGTGTCCCCTGGAAAGCAAAATAGAGATAGCACGGATAATCCTCCTGGATGAGGATGAGAATGTGTCATTGGTTTTCAGAGATAACAGGAGCACGCTTTACCTCATGTCCTGGATAGATCACCAAGCAGAGTTTGTTGAGGGCTTTCAGATCCAAACATGGGCACAACATATAACCATTCTTGTGCACCAGAAACAGTTTGGATTAAAGTATAAGACCCTTCTGATGCTCTAGAACCAGATAGATAACAACTGAATTCAGCAACCTACTGAATGATAGTGGAAAGCTTTCCTGTTCTACCAGGTCCTTAGGATTAGGAAAAAAAAAcgtgagagaaggagaggagaatgATATCCAATGGCCCCAGATAACAATACCTGAAAAGAAGTAAAGCCCCCACCTGGTAGTCAAGACAACTTGCCAATGATTGATGATTTGGTGTCCGCCCGATAGGAAGCCCTTCTTTATTTTCACCGTCATCAAGCAGCTTGTCTGAGACTTTAAAAGGGTGGTGCCAGTACTGGTTAATTAAATGAACTCTTGCACTGTAATTTTAAATGCTTAGGTCTGTCCAGTGCGAGAAAGATTTTTCATTTCATGGGTGCACTTGATGATCATATTGCCCTGTGTGCCACCATTGCACTAGCAAAGGCTCTTAGTAATCCGACAGTCAATGGCCACATCTTCCGTGTAGGATGAAGCGTTCTGAATACATAAAACTAGTTGCATCAACTTTGCCCTGAGTATACCATTCTGTAACACTTTTATGCGTTTCTATGCCCACATCAGCAATCCAAGCTGTGACAAAAATTGGCCAAAGAGCAAACCCACAGGTTTCCCTGAGTGGTCCATGCAATATCTGGAGACTGGATGTTTAGTTAATATTGGAAAGGTTTCCCATAACTCCCAGACACCTAAAGAAGGGATATAGGGCTCCAAAACATTGCTAGGCAAAAAATAATTTGTCCGAGTCTTCCTATTCCACTTCCAGCAGcttgtaaagagagagagagtggagggAGTGGAAGGAAAAACATGAGTATTATTACCTAAAAATGTAACAGAGGTTCGTTCTGATCTTTAGGGTCATAAAAGCACTACCCCAAGACAGTTGATGGAAGAATCTACTGTCAAATTGTCTGAAACACTTGTGTCTCAAAGAGCATAAGTCCTCACCCAGTCTAGAAAGGGCCAAAGTGGACTAAAAAGGGAATCTAGCCTTGGATCTACACATTTTGTGTTCCTATAAAGATGCTGGAGGCACACAGTAGTACTAATCCATCTTCTCCTTGGGTACACTTGACCAGAGCTTGAGGTCAATGACAGAGGTGTATGCAAGTCCAGCATCATCAGCGGATGGACAAAGGGGTGTCCAGTGGCCGGATTCCTAGGTGAAATTTAACCTTTCATCTGTCCCCCTCTACTGCAGATCAAAACAAATTAAGTATACAagtcaaaacataaaaacaaataattgtgaaaaatatgTGCCATAGTCTTAGGTTGTTTAACATTGAGAATTTATTTTCAGTCTTCAGAAAAGTTCAATATAGCAATATAACCTACCACAGTGACCTCTTCTCCTTGGACAGATACGTCGGGCCTCCTGAAGTGACATAATGCAGCAATAGCTGCTATGCTTGCTGCATCAATTATGTTACCCTCATGATTTAACAAGTGCAGGTCAACACGAATCTGCCACACCTATAAGCGAAGAAGGAAGCAAACCGAAATTGTTACATGTTACAAAAGAACAGGAGGTTGATTTTTAACCAAACTTCTCAAgtttctcacttttttttttcccattaaagcCTCCCCTTCCCACACTAGTCCTTCTGTAGATGACCGTATTTTCTTGAAAGGGTGAGTGACACCATTTAGTAGTATAAAGCAGACAAGCACACAATAACAGAAGCCCATAAACAAATATTAAAGAAATACAGATTCTTGACTTATCGGATATTGGAACCTGACCTACATGGTACATCTTCTCTCACTGGACAATCCTTGGCACCCCACCTTCCTCTCTGTCTAGCTCGAGGTTGACAATAAGTAGTGACAAACTTACAACTAGTTCAGTATTTAACAAAAGTGCTAGAAACACAGATAAACTAACTACTTTTAATAATCAAAAACAAATGCATCTCACCTTCTCTCCTGCATGAACGCAAAGTGATTCAGTGTCAATACACTTGGAGTTCCTCAGGCACCTCTCCAGCAATCTATTGAGTTTTACCCCCAGCTCAGACGGCCTGGAATATTAACATACATATTTAGCATTCAACAGTCAAATATATCTTAAATTAAAGCTGCCCTGCTGGTTTCTGGCAGCTACCTTCCTGGTTCAAATGCTGGAGATGCCATAGGTGAAAGTTCAAGATTGAAAAAGAGAATTCCTTCAGTTGGTCGGTTCATCTTGGGGGCAACAAGTTCACAAGACACCTGCCCAAGAACTCTAGAAGAGtagaaaataacatttaatagtgactccttgtaaaaaataaaatgtaaaaaatgtagttTAGCAATACCCACTGCAAACTGTGTATAACTAAACTTATACAATACAGCTATAGTTTACAACCAAtgatgctacataaaaaaaaaaatattttatacacgtAAAATTTACCATACGTTATAGAACTTGATATTTCACTAGGTTTTTATATAACTCTGCAGCTGAATGCAAACTATTCTATGATATTAGCAGATTTAGGCTGACTGCCGCTGAGCTGGTATTACAGGCAGGAAGCTTGTTGTGTGAAGGAATATATCTCCTGCACTATTTTATCTGAAATATATCCAGTTCTGAAAACCTCctcaaacatatatatttatttttgatattgaaaatgtaagtcaatggaagttcaaagttttacaatgaaggcaactAAGAGATGTGGCGGTATCCACTGGCGAATCCTCGGTGTCTGCGGCTGCATActgtgtgcaggtccattcagcagagacaggcagacagagagtccTGCCGGCTGCTCCGATTGCGTTTTAAATGCAATAAGAGCGGCCgtgcagcacactctccctacctgtctctgccgaacggaccagcacacagtgtgcagccgcaggcatgCTTAGCTATCAAAAATGGGGCAgagactaaatcgccccccctgtAAAACAGAACTCTAGATCCGCCCCTTGCGGTATGGCAGACCCCCGTATACCAGACCACATCAACCACTGCAAATTTGAGtatgttattagtagctcttttaaaTAAGTCAACTTGTAATTTAGTAATTGACTGGGATTTAATGCAAGATGTAATAAACTGCAACATTGTCTCAAAGTAGTGCAGTCAAGACACAGTGTAGGGTTAAAATGGCtagttaaatgtatatattttcccATCAGCCTAAAGATTAAAAGTAATTCATATGCTATCAATAAAACAACATACCTTGTTTTCCcaagctcaacaatacagcaGCCATACTCCGTTccaaatgttattttaatgtttctgTAATCATAGGTTTGTCTGCCATCAAGACGCTGAAGATATAAATAGAGAGGTAATAAGTCAATGTGCTTATACAgattaatacaaatataatgtaagcattatgaaaaataatcaagataaaatgtaaatttcaCTAAATCTTTGGCTCTAATGTTTAGTGATCTTTACGATTTCGACTGTGTCGCTCAAAACAGATATGAGACCACTATGATGTGCATGCCAAGTAAGTTAAAATGTAGATG
The Mixophyes fleayi isolate aMixFle1 chromosome 1, aMixFle1.hap1, whole genome shotgun sequence DNA segment above includes these coding regions:
- the EXOSC9 gene encoding exosome complex component RRP45; this encodes MRETPLSNCERAFLLQSITEKKRLDGRQTYDYRNIKITFGTEYGCCIVELGKTRVLGQVSCELVAPKMNRPTEGILFFNLELSPMASPAFEPGRPSELGVKLNRLLERCLRNSKCIDTESLCVHAGEKVWQIRVDLHLLNHEGNIIDAASIAAIAALCHFRRPDVSVQGEEVTVYSPEERDPVPLSIHHMPICVSFAFFQQGTYLLVDPSEREERVMDGLLVIAMNKHREICTIQSSGGIMLLKDQVLRCSKVAGVKVAEITELIQNALGNDIKVRKEGGKFGFAESLPGQKITALKMEKTPVDTSDVEGKAEEIISKSEPPSDVVSKPVVWAAGTAQIGEGIGNAWGEFEESEDDDEDDGEAVPTSPESPEIIEETAKKSMEYDTITLSDSEEEEVIILQAETQTKASLAATVSQKDQDSANKTSSSKKKQTR